The Chryseolinea soli genome contains a region encoding:
- a CDS encoding SiaB family protein kinase, with protein sequence MNFIYDLHRTMMSQKLILVYQGDFTQESTKSILSMAERNLDSSGEESSIKRKVFNVMVEALQNIVKHSDELVDGQVRSHAAIFLIGKEANRYSIMSGNPVQKTNVPKLKKNLEQINGLDKDGLKELYKEIIKNTTISDKGGAGLGFVDMARKSGGKLEFEFPEMNADYCFFCLKVNVPRDNE encoded by the coding sequence ATGAATTTTATTTATGACCTGCACCGCACCATGATGTCGCAGAAACTGATTCTGGTGTATCAGGGTGATTTCACCCAGGAGAGCACCAAATCCATACTGTCCATGGCCGAGCGAAACCTCGATTCTTCAGGGGAAGAATCCAGCATCAAGCGCAAGGTGTTCAATGTAATGGTCGAGGCGCTGCAAAATATTGTGAAGCATAGCGATGAACTGGTCGACGGACAGGTGCGCAGTCATGCCGCCATCTTCCTGATCGGCAAAGAGGCTAACCGTTACAGCATCATGTCGGGTAACCCCGTTCAAAAAACCAACGTGCCCAAGCTTAAGAAAAACCTGGAACAGATCAACGGGTTGGATAAGGATGGACTAAAGGAGTTGTACAAGGAGATCATTAAGAACACCACCATCTCCGACAAAGGTGGTGCAGGATTAGGGTTTGTGGATATGGCCCGGAAGTCTGGCGGTAAACTCGAATTCGAGTTCCCCGAAATGAATGCCGACTATTGCTTCTTTTGCCTGAAGGTGAACGTACCCCGCGACAACGAATAA
- a CDS encoding DUF1987 domain-containing protein: MEILNLEGTEDTPKIILDKKNGIFEISGRSLPEDSAEFYRPVLEWIEAYGGESNPSTDFVFKLEYFNTASSKLILDVLSALEDIKGMKILWYFHEDDEDMEEAGQEFSELVEIPFEFKTY, translated from the coding sequence ATGGAAATTTTAAATCTTGAAGGAACGGAAGACACCCCAAAGATAATCCTCGATAAAAAGAATGGCATATTCGAAATCTCCGGTCGTTCATTGCCCGAAGACTCCGCCGAGTTCTATCGCCCGGTATTGGAATGGATAGAAGCGTATGGTGGCGAGTCCAACCCTTCCACGGATTTTGTCTTCAAACTGGAGTACTTCAACACCGCATCGTCTAAACTCATCCTCGATGTGCTCTCCGCGCTGGAAGACATCAAAGGCATGAAAATACTCTGGTATTTCCATGAAGACGACGAGGATATGGAAGAAGCCGGCCAAGAGTTTTCCGAGTTGGTGGAGATCCCCTTCGAGTTCAAAACCTACTGA